In Malassezia vespertilionis chromosome 8, complete sequence, a genomic segment contains:
- a CDS encoding ribonuclease Z (EggNog:ENOG503NVWN; COG:S), with protein MSTISLRILAPPTSDTPEAPTLVVQCNATKYMFNAGEGTTRISAQRRASNSRVEHIFLSRIASETMGGVPGLLMTLADGGRSEITLHGPPNLRYTLAATRFYAKREQMRVHTQEIPLHAQETSVYSDQYLDVVGIPLLLPAVRTDVEIAAKQHTQAPGAYHEQDAPWRDPRWSPSTLCGADADNWYKTVIADAWGTKYGDKDVRTPSRVVNALPGPPLLPMQKNQAPVVAYICAARTQRGKFDAARAAAMGIPPGPSFSQLSAGQSVTIQRPVAWDSMDPAARKQWLHARSSKRAQKKNGEHDSTPTYAVEEVTVASAEVVGAARAGPVFFYMYLPTPAHVDALLQPDAQDAFAPYTLARNAHLEPSQQRTPHIILHAAPHAVLQDARYQAWMASFGPACYHLIANREQCADELTYTSSAMSLLRLSRLNADMFVVPGYTLKSSQPVGALERTTALVPDQVVPLQPRMPPTQLNDAAPVFNKPVREMEKQLVEEMDADVRAAYDVYCAAARDAQNVPQRGGAQSAADSLLFTTLGTGSSAPSKYRNVLSTLVRIPEQGYMVLDAGEGTYFQLARSAGPGTKGWGDGQGIETILRNLDMIFVSHIHGDHHMGVARLLLERKRLEMRPEKPLYVFANNYTRFCLQEYDRVEALGLGEEHGVILVDNEWIDYQHGVDPENGSERRKPNTHAAKHVGAAKAQMHLRSIRTAPVVHRTGHCYGLVVEHEAGWKLVFSGDTMPSDALVAAGRDATVLIHEATMQNDELELAEQKGHSTIGQAMHVAQRMRAQHLLLTHFSQRYPKFARMGAEGGKVPAAIAFDLMRITPPQIRQFQSYLAALESLFATEEGQEEDVLDAKARATTQRKNISHFEHRYVTLAFIGIDKRKPVHAPSELALREGITIALQETHGIVGGAFSVDILYVGSNGARVEGIVRVPSMHADALLSALSAAGPTALHTLTGGQAGVRMSVKGITHALPHAVHDSREWTKEMLAQHQQ; from the coding sequence ATGAGCACCATATCGCTTCGCATCCTTGCACCGCCGACCTCGGACACGCCCGAAGCGCCGACGTTGGTCGTACAATGCAATGCGACCAAATACATGTTCAATGCAGGCGAGGGCACGACACGCATTtcggcacagcgccgcgcttcgaATTCGCGCGTTGAACACATTTTCCTCTCGCGCATTGCATCCGAGACAATGggcggcgtgcctggcCTCTTGATGACGCTCGCCGACGGAGGCCGCTCCGAAATCACGCTGCACGGTCCGCCGAACCTGCGGTACACTTTGGCAGCGACGCGATTCTATGCCAAGCGTGAGCAGATGCGTGTGCATACGCAAGAAATTCCTTTGCATGCGCAGGAAACAAGCGTGTACTCGGACCAGTACCTGGACGTGGTGGGCATTCCGCTCCTTTTGCCCGCCGTGCGAACTGACGTGGAGATAGCAGCAAAGCAGCACACACAGGCGCCAGGCGCATACCATGAACAGGATGCGCCATGGCGGGACCCGCGCTGGAGTCCTAGCACGCTatgcggcgccgatgcaGACAACTGGTACAAGACGGTGATTGCCGATGCGTGGGGCACAAAGTACGGCGACAAAGACGTGCGCACGCCCTCGCGCGTCGTTAACGCACTTCCAGGGCCTCCGCTCTTGCCAATGCAAAAGAATCAAGCGCCTGTTGTTGCCTATatttgcgcggcgcgcacgcagcgcggcaaatttgacgcggcgcgcgcggcagctATGGGCATTCCACCAGGGCCGAGCTTTTCGCAGCTCTCCGCTGGCCAATCTGTCACGATACAGCGGCCAGTAGCGTGGGATTCCATGgatccagcagcgcgcaagcaatGGCTTCACGCGCGCTCTTCCAAACGCGCACAGAAAAAGAACGGCGAACATGACAGTACGCCAACGTACGCGGTCGAAGAGGTCACTGTAGCCAGTGCCGAAGTggtcggcgctgcgcgcgctggcccCGTCTTTTTCTACATGTACCTGCCCACGCCCGCACacgtcgatgcgctgctccaaCCCGATGCCCAAGATGCCTTCGCACCATATACCCTTGCAAGGAATGCACATCTCGAGCCGAGTCAGCAACGCACGCCACACATTATTctccatgcagcgccacaCGCCGTACTACAGGACGCGCGCTACCAGGCATGGATGGCATCCTTTGGCCCCGCTTGCTACCACCTGATTGCCAACCGCGAGCAATGCGCAGACGAGCTGACGTACACGTCCAGCGCCATGtctttgctgcgcctgTCGCGTCTGAATGCAGACATGTTTGTCGTGCCGGGCTACACATTGAAGAGCAGCCAGCCCGTTGGCGCTCTGGAGCGCACTACCGCGCTCGTGCCCGACCAAGTTGTCCCCCTCCAACcgcgcatgccgccgaCACAGCTcaacgacgcggcgcctgTATTCAACAAGCCAGTGCGCGAGATGGAAAAGCAGCTTGTAGAAGAGATGGACGCGgatgtgcgcgctgcttaTGACGTATActgtgccgcggcgcgcgacgcacaaaATGTGCCCCAgcgaggcggcgcacagAGTGCTGCAGACAGCCTTCTCTTTACAACACTCGGCACCggcagctcggcgccgagcaagtACCGCAACGTGCTGAGCACGCTGGTGCGTATACCAGAGCAAGGGTACATGGTACTGGATGCAGGAGAAGGCACCTAtttccagcttgcgcgcagtgctggcCCCGGCACGAAAGGATGGGGCGATGGTCAGGGCATTGAGACGATTCTGCGAAATCTCGACATGATCTTTGTGAGTCATATCCACGGAGACCATCATATGGGGgtcgcgcggctcttgcTGGAGCGAAAAAGGCTGGAAATGCGGCCGGAAAAGCCGCTGTACGTGTTTGCGAACAACTACACGCGGTTCTGCTTGCAAGAGTACGACCGCGTGGAGGCGCTGGGCCTTGGCGAGGAGCACGGCGTGATCCTTGTGGACAATGAATGGATCGACTACCAGCACGGCGTGGATCCTGAGAATggcagcgagcgccgcaagccaAATACACacgccgccaagcacgtcggTGCCGCCAAAGCACAAATGCACCTGCGTTCGATCCGCACGGCGCCTGTGGTGCACCGCACGGGCCACTGCTACGgcctcgtcgtcgagcacgaGGCTGGCTGGAAACTTGTATTTTCCGGCGATACGATGCCGTCCGATGCACTGGTCGCAGCAGGACGCGATGCAACAGTGCTGATCCACGAGGCGACCATGCAAAACGACGAGCTGGAACTTGCCGAACAAAAAGGCCATAGCACGATTGGGCAGGCCATGCACGTCGCTCAGCGGatgcgagcgcagcacctCTTGCTCACGCACTTTTCCCAACGCTACCCCAAGTTTGCACGCATGGGTGCAGAGGGGGGAAAGGTGCCCGCCGCGATCGCGTTTGATCTCATGCGGATCACCCCGCCGCAGATCCGCCAGTTTCAAAGCTacctcgctgcgctcgagtcgctcTTTGCCACAGAAGAGGGGCAGGAAGAAGACGTGCTTgatgcaaaagcgcgcgctacgacgcagcgcaaaaatATTTCGCATTTCGAGCACCGCTACGTAACGCTCGCATTTATTGGCATCGATAAGCGCAAgcccgtgcatgcgccgtcggaactcgcgctgcgcgaaggCATCACCATCGCGTTGCAGGAAACGCACGGGATTGTGGGTGGTGCATTTTCTGTAGACATACTCTACGTCGGGAgcaacggcgcgcgcgtggaaggaattgtgcgtgtgccgtcgatgcacgcggatgcgctcctTTCTGCGCTTTCTGCCGCTGGCCCAacagcgctgcacacgctcaCAGGAGGCCAGGCAGGTGTGCGCATGAGCGTAAAAGGTATTACGCATGCATTACCGCATGCAGTACACGATTCGCGCGAGTGGACAAAAGagatgcttgcgcagcaccagcaGTAA
- the LAG1 gene encoding sphingosine N-acyltransferase (TransMembrane:8 (i33-54o130-147i180-203o223-243i250-269o275-292i299-319o353-378i); COG:U; EggNog:ENOG503NWJM) gives MPPQVAKKSAKEADRVVREKKNGFFSDMYTSRWLVSPTSAFKLALLVVLAYFAWEYLVPVSWNPFRPFLSLSYRLPESDVLMKQATYPLYGPPPTYSVDNAFLTRMRLFFQSVHTALFPNESPLLRYGKGWLDLCFIAYFVIVFSFLRQLLTVYCFKPLGAYLGLRTEVKQVRFAEQGYALFYWGLASVFGLYVMSFQDSWWYNLEHLWYQYPHWVLRPEAKVYYLLQGSYWLQQAFVMLLGLERPRKDYYELIAHHLVTLWLIGWSYFINLTMIGTTVFVCMDIPDTFLAISKMLNYLQFTVSTSIVYVCFMCIWTYFRIYLSAKTIHSVYMHYHLIPAYARTFNPFKGYWLVWWMQCHVFAPLFLLLLLNIFWYVLMWRIFLRTFQGVYKDEREDGEDEIAEKEE, from the coding sequence ATGCCTCCGCAAGTCGCAAAGAAGAGTGCCAAAGAGGCTGACAGGGTAGTGCGCGAAAAGAAAAATGGTTTCTTTAGCGATATGTACACATCCCGCTGGCTTGTGTCGCCAACGTCGGCGTTCAAGCTGGCACTTTTGGTGGTCCTCGCCTACTTTGCATGGGAATATCTTGTTCCTGTGAGCTGGAACCCATTCAGGCCATTCTTGTCCCTCTCATACCGGTTGCCTGAATCTGATGTGCTTATGAAGCAGGCGACATATCCCTTGTACgggccgccgccgacgtATTCGGTCGACAACGCCTTCTTGACGCGCATGCGTCTCTTCTTCCAATCTGTACATACGGCCCTGTTCCCGAACGAGTCTCCATTGCTGCGGTACGGCAAAGGATGGCTAGATCTCTGTTTCATTGCATACTTTGTCATCGTCTTCAGTTTCCTCCGCCAGCTGCTTACTGTGTATTGTTTCAAGCCGCTGGGAGCATACTTGGGACTCCGTACCGAGGTAAAGCAGGTCCGCTTTGCAGAACAGGGATATGCGCTCTTTTATTGGGGCCTTGCTAGCGTGTTTGGACTTTACGTGATGTCGTTCCAGGACAGCTGGTGGTACAACCTGGAGCATCTGTGGTACCAGTATCCTCACTGGGTCTTGCGCCCCGAAGCTAAGGTGTACTATTTACTGCAAGGAAGCTACTGGCTGCAGCAGGCGTTTGTCATGCTATTGGGTCTTGAGCGCCCGCGTAAGGACTATTACGAGCTGATTGCACACCACCTCGTCACGCTCTGGCTCATCGGCTGGTCGTACTTCATCAACCTGACCATGATTGGAACCACCGTGTTCGTTTGCATGGATATTCCCGATACATTCCTTGCCATTTCCAAGATGTTGAACTATTTGCAGTTCACTGTGTCGACCAGCATTGTGTATGTATGCTTCATGTGCATTTGGACCTACTTCCGCATCTATTTGAGCGCAAAGACAATCCATTCGGTATACATGCACTATCATTTGATCCCTGCCTATGCGCGCACTTTCAATCCTTTCAAGGGTTACTGGCTGGTCTGGTGGATGCAGTGCCACGTCTTTGCGCCATTGTTCCTGCTGCTCCTGTTGAACATCTTCTGGTACGTACTTATGTGGCGTATTTTCCTTCGTACCTTCCAGGGTGTGTACAAGGATGAGCGCGAAGATGGTGAGGACGAGATCGCAGAGAAGGAGGAGTAG
- the SCS7 gene encoding 4-hydroxysphinganine ceramide fatty acyl 2-hydroxylase (EggNog:ENOG503NV5W; BUSCO:EOG09263KDI; TransMembrane:4 (i168-195o215-239i277-296o302-318i); COG:I) — translation MSTFTRAEIAKHNKASDCWVTYKGRVYNITEFLEDHPGGEEVVLEYAGKDIAEIMSDPLSHEHSASAYTMLDEFRIGNLNLSERRALADELEVKASGKLPAELTEMDITDDFEPDETDTRRDFTENKFLDLEQPLIPQMWYSSFTKEFYLEQVHIPRHKKDSARLMPYAFLEMFTVTPWYVVPMLWLPLAAAFFHVSTMQFREQLSDLGSWSANAWSYTFAFSGYTFGIIFWTFLEYIFHRFLFHMDSLLPRNQTAYLIHFLLHGIHHFLPMDRYRLVMPPILFAALSFPMLYLAHTVFPKAVANSVIAGSYSMYVVYDTMHYAMHHTKLPAYLREQKKYHLEHHYKNYELGFGVTSKLWDIFFSTLL, via the coding sequence ATGTCCACTTTTACGCGAGCCGAGATTGCGAAGCACAACAAGGCTTCCGACTGCTGGGTCACATACAAAGGTCGTGTATACAATATAACCGAGTTCCTCGAGGACCACCCAGGCGGAGAAGAGGTGGTTTTGGAATATGCAGGCAAGGATATAGCCGAGATCATGTCGGACCCGTTGTCGCACGAGCACTCGGCGAGTGCATACACGATGCTCGACGAGTTTAGGATCGGAAATCTTAACTTATCtgagcgacgcgcgctggccGACGAGCTTGAGGTCAAAGCGAGCGGGAAGCTGCCCGCGGAGTTGACAGAGATGGACATCACGGACGACTTTGAGCCGGACGAAACCGACACACGCAGGGACTTTACGGAGAACAAGTTTCTGGACCTGGAGCAACCACTGATTCCCCAAATGTGGTACTCCTCCTTTACGAAAGAGTTCTACCTGGAGCAGGTGCACATTCCACGTCACAAGAAGGACTCTGCGCGTCTCATGCCGTACGCATTCTTGGAAATGTTTACTGTGACGCCTTGGTACGTGGTACCGATGCTCTGGCTTCCGCTTGCCGCGGCCTTCTTCCACGTTTCCACCATGCAGTTCCGGGAACAGCTGTCTGACCTGggcagctggagcgcgaatGCGTGGTCATATACCTTTGCGTTTAGCGGTTACACCTTTGGGATCATATTTTGGACGTTTTTAGAGTACATTTTCCACCGGTTCCTCTTCCACATGGACTCGCTTCTCCCGCGGAACCAGACCGCATACCTTATTCACTTTTTGCTGCACGGCATCCACCACTTTTTGCCCATGGACCGCTACCGATTGGTCATGCCGCCGATTCTCTTTGCGGCACTTTCTTTCCCGATGCTCTACTTGGCGCACACCGTCTTTCCCAAGGCCGTTGCAAATTCTGTCATTGCAGGCTCGTATTCCATGTATGTGGTGTACGACACGATGCACTATGCAATGCACCACACTAAACTTCCCGCCTatctgcgcgagcaaaaGAAGTACCACCTCGAGCACCACTATAAGAACTACGAGCTTGGATTCGGTGTCACGAGCAAACTTTGGGACATTTTCTTTAGCACGCTTTTGTAA
- a CDS encoding uncharacterized protein (COG:U; EggNog:ENOG503NVCW) translates to MADAHSTLTRATTASRKSTIASRNASLIKKNTGPYELRPSDVLLERFTGWKDITKMLISYFEGIADIEYNTAKEMAKLGGVIQVPFRQGNQFLGEDGIQDVFYSIRDKSRTIADYHANLAKTVEGSIVQHLQKLRTEIKAHIRNIQQDTGKLANSVARERELSTKMISDLARSITLLKNTPMSVSAREDPFAANLAVSKQLQRQVNEENALQKSIIIMQQNSAHFEEGIVRSIQSAWQTFDEWSGRMSAQVQDTWLGLGVHMRSLEPNSEWISFASRSDHLLDPDTPLRNPETIDYPGKEDPSVIPVHQGLLERKKRFTKAYKEGFYVLTPAGYLHEHSSSDQTRHPSADLSLFLPECTLGAPSTAAADTHKFHIEGRKLGGAQSGGFSLGRDYAYTFRARSHDELMEWWNDIKQLSKVYLTTSEQMDRSGPVPAAVRYAGYRSEDEEDEEDGSSIEEEFVDEEEVLPSNHYTGAAPAIPSTVTSAAPVTVLDDMRRNGESVPEYSAPAHNAGIDIGASGYASEKKGNTKGAADAIKDAGKDAKDTIKGSK, encoded by the exons ATGGCTGACGCTCACTCCACCCTTACCAGGGCTACTACCGCGAGCCGCAAGTCCACCATTGCGAGCCGCAATGCTTCGTTGATCAAGAAAAACACGGGCCCTTACGAGCTGCGCCCGTCTGACGttctgctcgagcgcttcaCCG GATGGAAGGACATTACCAAGATGCTGATTTCCTACTTTGAGGGCATTGCTGACATCGAGTACAACACGGCCAAGGAGATGGCCAAACTCGGTGGCGTAATTCAAGTGCCCTTTCGCCAGGGCAACCAGTTCCTTGGCGAGGACGGTATCCAGGACGTGTTCTATAGCATTCGTGACAAGTCGCGCACGATTGCTGACTACCATGCGAACCTTGCCAAGACGGTTGAGGGCTCGATCGTGCAGCACCTCCagaagctgcgcaccgAGATCAAGGCCCACATCCGTAACATTCAGCAGGACACtggcaagctcgccaaCTCTGTTGCCCGTGAGCGTGAGCTTTCTACCAAGATGATTTCTGACCTTGCGCGCTCCATCACGCTGCTCAAGAACACGCCCATGAGCGTGAGCGCGCGTGAGGATCCGTTTGCCGCTAACCTCGCTGTCTCCAAGCAGCTCCAGCGTCAGGTGAACGAGGAAAACGCGTTGCAGAAGAGCATCATCATCATGCAGCAGAACTCTGCTCACTTTGAAGAGGGTAttgtgcgcagcatccagaGCGCATGGCAAACCTTTGACGAGTGGAGCGGCCGCATGTCGGCGCAGGTCCAGGACACTTGGCTCGGTCTCGGTGTGCACATGCGTTCCCTCGAGCCCAACTCTGAGTGGATCTCGTTTGCCTCCCGCTCTGACCACCTGCTCGACCCcgacacgccgctgcgcaaccCCGAGACGATTGACTACCCCGGCAAGGAGGACCCGTCTGTCATTCCCGTTCATCAGGgtctgctcgagcgcaagaagcgcttcACCAAGGCCTACAAGGAGGGATTCTACGTTCTTACCCCTGCTGGTTACCTTCACGAGCACTCGTCTTCCGACCAAACTCGTCACCCCTCTGCCGATCTCTCGCTTTTCCTCCCCGAGTGCACGCTCGGTGCCCCGTCTACTGCCGCCGCTGACACGCACAAGTTCCACATTGAGGGCcgcaagcttggcggcgcacaatCCGGTGGCTTCAGCCTTGGCCGCGACTATGCGTACACCTTCCGTGCCCGTAGCCACGACGAGCTCATGGAGTGGTGGAACGACATTAAGCAACTCTCCAAGGTTTACCTTACCACCAGCGAGCAGATGGACCGCTCTGGCCCTGTTCCTGCTGCAGTCCGGTACGCTGGCTACCGTAGCGAGGATGAAgaggacgaagaggacGGCTCTTCTATCGAGGAGGAGTTTGTTGACGAAGAAGAGGTTTTGCCATCCAACCACTAcactggcgctgctccGGCCATTCCCTCTACGGTTACCTCGGCCGCTCCCGTGACTGTTCTCGACGacatgcggcgcaacggCGAGAGTGTACCCGAGTACTCTGCACCTGCGCACAACGCTGGTATTGACATTGGCGCCTCTGGCTATGCCTCTGAGAAGAAGGGCAACACCAAGGGCGCTGCGGATGCGATCAAGGACGCTGGAAAGGATGCCAAAGACACTATTAAGGGCTCCAAGTAA
- the DBP6 gene encoding RNA helicase (BUSCO:EOG09261EM7; COG:A; EggNog:ENOG503NVF5), protein MAVIRPEARGASAAKSKTRAKERYLKAKKLRRKSRKPSVPKTKCQAASPTHSEHEKDAFMQEESEDDTPTTSDTDQDEHQQDTPESEPAAALPESIAADPLQADPVQQSAAAEPEYLFRFPKPRNTSSLDPAMLASLGIPSALAHPTVVDAAKTKDLDDAWDNATDPALYNGISVSRAVKQRLADFGIKEWFAVQASVIPILLDAHAESSMYMPYNPPRDLCVSAPTGSGKTLAYTVPIIELLRTRTLVQLRALVLVPTRDLALQVGETFDAVGRGSGLRTAVVTGNHSLRHEQKQLVKSTDDGFGSNVDILIATPGRLVDHLRGTPGLTLQHLRFLVVDEADRLLGQSFQQWVPTLLHALAPSNPPPVLQTYAPPELQLKTDHIKWAQDDLEAPAQSVQKLLFSATLTRDLSKMDALQLRNARYISVRDGEQPRNDALGEHFATPARLREYMIVTETSNKVLQLLRLLHAPVGPEHEPVHHALVFAKSVDAANRLVRLVSFFEDDWAKRQGTRRLHVQYYSSDLSAVERAKILRQFQQGEIDVLVCSDLIARGIDLPEVRHVVLYDVPVDIAKYIHRVGRTARAGRVGDAWSLVEEQEVYHFKRMLREANHLDRVQTEKTKNAALDEYVPCYKAALSQLAAVYSQQRL, encoded by the coding sequence ATGGCTGTCATCCGTCctgaggcgcgcggcgcaagcgcggccaAGAGCAAGACACGCGCCAAGGAACGGTATTTAAAGGCAAAaaagctgcggcgcaagtcgcgGAAACCTTCCGTGCCAAAAACCAAATGCCAAGCGGCCAGTCCGACGCACTCGGAGCATGAAAAAGACGCTTTCATGCAGGAGGAATCAGAAGATGACACCCCTACTACGAGCGACACCGACCAGGACGAGCACCAGCAAGATACCCCAGAATCTGAACCTGCCGCAGCGCTACCAGAGTCGATCGCAGCCGACCCTTTGCAGGCAGATCCTGTACagcagagcgccgcagccgaGCCTGAATACCTCTTCCGCTTTCCTAAACCAAGAAACACAAGTTCATTGGATCCCGCAatgcttgcatcgctcggTATCCCATCGGCACTGGCGCACCCGACTGTGGTGGATGCGGCAAAGACTAAAGACTTGGACGATGCGTGGGACAATGCGACAGATCCCGCCCTTTACAACGGCATCTCTGTCAGTCGTGCGGTCAAGCAGCGACTTGCCGATTTCGGGATCAAAGAATGGTTTGCCGTCCAAGCATCCGTAATCCCCATTCTGCTCGATGCACACGCAGAGAGCAGCATGTATATGCCGTACAACCCGCCCCGTGATCTTTGCGTCTCTGCACCTACAGGCAGTGGGAAAACACTCGCATACACTGTACCTATTATAGAGCTcttgcgcacacgcacgcttgtgcagctccGCGCATTGGTCCTTGTCCCCACCCGTGATCTCGCCCTCCAAGTCGGCGAAACGTTTGACGCGGTTGGCAGAGGAAGCGGACTGCGTACCGCAGTCGTCACAGGCAACCACAGTTTGCGCCATGAACAAAAACAGCTTGTAAAAAGCACAGACGATGGATTCGGCAGCAATGTGGACATCTTGATCGCGACACCGGGTAGGCTTGTCGACCATctgcgcggcacaccgGGCCTTACATTACAGCATTTGCGGTTCTTGGtcgtcgacgaggcggacCGCTTGCTCGGCCAGTCATTCCAGCAGTGGGTGCCGACcctgctgcacgcgcttgcgccgagTAATCCGCCGCCTGTGCTGCAAACGTATGCGCCACCTGAGCTTCAACTCAAGACAGACCACATCAAATGGGCGCAGGACGATTTGGAAGCGCCGGCACAGAGCGTCCAGAAACTGCTTTTTTCTGCGACGCTTACGCGTGATCTTTCCAAGATGGATGcattgcagctgcgcaatgcgcgctaTATTAGTGTGCGCGACGGGGAGCAGCCACGAAATGACGCACTGGGCGAGCATTTCGCGACGCCTGCAAGGCTACGTGAATACATGATCGTCACAGAAACCAGTAACAAGGTGCTGCAGCTTCTCCGACTTTTGCATGCGCCTGTCGGCCCGGAGCACGAACCGGTACACCATGCACTGGTCTTTGCCAAGAGTGTCGATGCCGCGAATCGTCTTGTTCGCCTTGTCTCTTTCTTCGAGGACGACTGGGCGAAGCGCCAAGGGACAAGGCGTTTGCATGTACAGTACTACTCGAGCGACCTCAGTGCTGTCGAACGCGCGAAAATCCTGCGCCAGTTCCAGCAGGGAGAAATCGATGTGTTGGTGTGCTCGGATCTCATTGCGCGTGGAATTGACTTGCCAGAAGTGCGGCATGTGGTCTTGTACGACGTGCCCGTGGATATCGCCAAGTATATTCACCGGGTGGGCCgaacagcgcgcgcaggacGCGTCGGCGACGCTTGGAGCCTGGTGGAGGAGCAGGAAGTATACCACTTTAAGCGCATGCTTCGCGAAGCGAATCACTTGGACCGTGTGCAAACGGAAAAGACGAAAAATGCAGCGTTGGACGAGTACGTGCCGTGCTACAAAGCAGCACTCTCGCAACTTGCTGCAGTATACAGTCAGCAGCGTTTGTAA
- the spf31 gene encoding DnaJ sub C member 8 (COG:O; EggNog:ENOG503NXU4) translates to MVAREHNQFYQQLEIDRVLMVAFRMNPYDVLDVTYEANEKDIQRVFRKKSLLLHPDKVTDDVERAKEAFELLKDAASLLQDETKRQRLDETVRSARSLALKELGLSMRMDQLEIEKEQAPGGKLHDIVPSFSDRIKRCTKQLMLDDELEKRRSIRLKQEAEFEARRQRDQAEEVLKRKAEVEQEWESSRENRVQGWRSFQKGSSKKKKKHTNVLG, encoded by the exons ATGGTTG CACGGGAACACAATCAGTTTTACCAGCAATTGGAAATTGATAGGGTGTTGATGGTGGCATTCCGAATGAACCCATACGATGTCTTGGATGTCACGTATGAGGCTAACGAAAAAGATATTCAACGCGTGTTCCGCAAAAAAAGTTTGTTGCTTCACCCCGACAAAGTCACGGACGACGTGGAGCGAGCAAAAGAGGCATTTGAACTACTCAAGGATGCGGCATCTCTGCTCCAGGATGAAACAAAAAGACAGAGACTTGACGAGACCGTGCGCTCCGCACGGTCCTTGGCGCTTAAAGAGCTTGGCCTCTCGATGCGGATGGACCAGCTTGAAATAGAGAAAGAGCAAGCGCCGGGGGGTAAGCTGCACGATATCGTTCCAAGCTTCTCTGACCGAATCAAGCGGTGTACAAAGCAGCTCATGCTCGACGACGAGCTAGAAAAGCGCAGGTCGATCCGTTTGAAGCAAGAGGCCGAGTTTGAGGCACGCAGGCAGCGCGACCAGGCAGAAGAGGTGCTCAAACGTAAAGCAGAGGTGGAGCAAGAGTGGGAGAGTTCTAGAGAGAACCGGGTCCAGGGCTGGCGGTCCTTCCAAAAAGGGTCCtcgaagaagaagaaaaaACATACCAACGTGTTGGGCTAA